One genomic region from Haloterrigena gelatinilytica encodes:
- a CDS encoding FUN14 domain-containing protein: MLDVDPTGLGLEFGGSAVVGGVLGFATKQIAKVLAIIVGVELMAFRYLESQEIVTVDWSRLSAGLLETGDRAQEGVHWLVSALSMVAVGAGFASGFLIGYHRG; the protein is encoded by the coding sequence CCGACGGGGTTAGGCCTCGAGTTCGGGGGCAGCGCGGTCGTTGGCGGGGTACTCGGATTCGCCACGAAACAGATCGCGAAGGTGCTCGCGATCATCGTCGGCGTCGAGTTGATGGCCTTTCGCTACCTCGAGTCCCAGGAAATTGTCACGGTCGACTGGAGTCGCCTCTCCGCGGGACTGCTCGAGACGGGCGACCGCGCCCAGGAGGGCGTTCACTGGCTCGTGTCGGCGCTCTCGATGGTCGCGGTCGGGGCCGGCTTCGCCAGCGGCTTCCTGATCGGCTACCACCGCGGCTGA
- a CDS encoding ribosome assembly factor SBDS encodes MISLDEAVTARLESHGARFEVLVDPDAALAIKRDEFDGDLEDVIAAEDVFEDASRGDRPAEDDLETVFDTTDPLEIIPEVIKEGEIQITADQRREMQEQKRKQLIDTIARNAVNPQMDNAPHPPERIENALEQAGFTVDPMEPVESQVDDALDDLRPVIPIRFEEVTIAVQIPAEYAGSAQAQVRQFGDLEREEWQADGSWVGVITFPAGMQNDFYDVVNEHSSGEAETEIIKDKDDLKTR; translated from the coding sequence ATGATATCGCTCGACGAGGCGGTGACGGCGCGACTCGAGTCACACGGGGCGCGCTTCGAGGTGCTCGTAGATCCGGACGCGGCGTTGGCGATCAAACGCGACGAGTTCGACGGCGACCTCGAGGACGTAATCGCGGCCGAGGACGTCTTCGAGGACGCGTCGCGGGGCGACCGACCCGCCGAGGACGACCTCGAGACGGTCTTCGACACGACGGATCCCCTCGAGATCATCCCCGAAGTGATCAAGGAGGGGGAGATCCAGATCACGGCCGACCAGCGCCGCGAGATGCAAGAACAGAAGCGCAAGCAGCTGATCGACACCATCGCGCGCAACGCGGTCAACCCCCAGATGGACAACGCGCCCCACCCGCCCGAGCGCATCGAGAACGCCCTGGAGCAGGCCGGGTTCACGGTCGATCCGATGGAACCCGTCGAGAGCCAGGTCGACGACGCGCTCGACGACCTGCGTCCCGTCATTCCGATCCGATTCGAGGAGGTGACCATCGCCGTACAGATCCCCGCCGAGTACGCCGGCAGCGCGCAGGCACAGGTCCGTCAGTTCGGCGACTTAGAGCGCGAGGAGTGGCAGGCCGACGGCTCGTGGGTCGGCGTCATCACCTTCCCCGCGGGGATGCAAAACGACTTCTACGACGTCGTCAACGAACACTCCAGCGGCGAGGCCGAGACGGAGATCATCAAGGACAAGGACGACCTGAAGACGCGGTAG
- the psmA gene encoding archaeal proteasome endopeptidase complex subunit alpha, protein MQGQAQQQAYDRGITIFSPDGRLYQVEYAREAVKRGTASIGVRTSDGVVLAVDKRVPSPLLEDSSVEKIHKADDHIGIASAGHVADARQLIDFARRQTQVNQLRYGEPIGVETLTKEVTDHIQQYTQVGGARPFGVALIVGGIDNGEPRLFETDPSGTPYEWKALAVGADRGELQDYLEENYDEEADLDGGIALALDALASVNDGSLLPTEVGLATVDVETESFEQFDYDRIESHLEENDILDEGDDAAADDEEQE, encoded by the coding sequence ATGCAGGGACAAGCCCAACAGCAGGCGTACGACCGCGGCATCACGATCTTCTCGCCCGACGGCCGACTCTACCAGGTCGAGTATGCTCGCGAGGCGGTCAAGCGAGGAACGGCGAGCATCGGCGTCCGAACGAGCGACGGCGTCGTGCTGGCAGTCGACAAACGAGTCCCCTCCCCGCTGCTCGAGGACTCGAGCGTCGAGAAGATTCACAAGGCCGACGACCACATCGGCATCGCCAGCGCGGGCCACGTCGCCGACGCCCGCCAGCTGATCGACTTCGCGCGCCGCCAGACGCAGGTCAACCAGCTGCGTTACGGCGAACCGATCGGCGTCGAGACGCTGACCAAGGAGGTCACCGACCACATCCAGCAGTACACGCAGGTCGGCGGCGCCCGTCCGTTCGGCGTCGCGCTGATCGTCGGCGGTATCGACAACGGCGAGCCGCGCCTGTTCGAGACCGACCCCTCGGGGACGCCCTACGAGTGGAAGGCCCTGGCCGTCGGCGCCGACCGCGGCGAACTCCAGGACTACTTAGAGGAGAACTACGACGAGGAAGCCGACCTGGACGGCGGCATCGCGCTCGCGCTCGACGCCCTCGCGTCGGTCAACGACGGCTCGCTCCTCCCGACCGAGGTCGGCCTCGCGACGGTCGACGTCGAGACCGAGTCCTTCGAGCAGTTCGACTACGACCGGATCGAGTCCCACCTCGAGGAGAACGACATCTTAGACGAGGGCGACGACGCCGCCGCGGACGACGAAGAGCAAGAGTAA